The Hemiscyllium ocellatum isolate sHemOce1 chromosome 28, sHemOce1.pat.X.cur, whole genome shotgun sequence genome includes the window GCCCCTTTTTAATTTTCATAAAtatattaaattagattccctacagtgtggaaacaggcccttcggcccaacaagtccacaccgaccctccgaagagtaacctacccagacccattcccctaaatttacccctgactaatgtagtttaaaaatatgggcaatttagcatagctaattcacttaccctgcacatctttggattgcgggaggaaacccatacagacacggggagaatgtacaaactccacacagacagtcgcctgagggtggaatcgaacccaggtccttggcactgtgaggcagcagtgctagccactgagccaccatgccaccccatataTTGTCTTGAATACTCTCAATGGTTTAGCACATCACTGGCTAAGTGTTCTTATCCATGATTTTTGAAGAAAACATTATTTTCTTATTTGTATTTTAGTTCAACAAGCAATTGAAAACCATGTATTGAAACTACTTCAGAACAACAAAGAGTGATCAAGAAGTGGAAGCAATGGGACCATCCTCAGGGTGAGGTGGAGCCAGTAAACAAACACTAGCAAAGGCTTTCCTTCTGCTCTACTTAACTCTCCAGCAAGAAGCTCACTGGGAGCAGCACAGGCTGTTGAGGCCCACTCCGTCCTATCTGATGTACAAAATAAATTCAACAGACAGTAAGATCATAGGAAACAACGGAAGATGGTTTCTAACGAATGACAAACCAAACGAGTGGACTGGTTACTGATGTAGTTGTGATTATTACAGCAACCTACTCTTTAAATCAGCACTGGTACCTGACTAAACTGTACAAGTTGGTCTGGGTTTTTTGATGGATTGCCTGTAGATCTCCAAAGTGTAAagacattaatttaaaaaaaaataaagttaattctTTTTTCAGATACCTGACTTGTAATTTTTTGTAAAAGCTTGCAGTCAATTATCATCAGTATCAAAAGGTCAAAGGAAAATCTATCTTTGTTTCATTTGTTCACAGCCTGTGGTATCATTGGCAAGTTCAGTATTTATTGAGAATCCCTGGTACCAATTGAGGGGCTTGCTTGACTGTTTCATACAGCAGTTAATAGTCAACTACATTCAGGTCTCCAGATCATTAGGGCCAGCCTCTGGAATAATAGTCTAGTAATATTACAATTACACTCTCTCAACACTCATCTAGCACCTTTCACATTCCCAGGATATTCCAAAGTGGTTCACAGATGTTGCTGCCACACAAGTGAAAGTTGGAGCCGATTTGTACACAGTTAAGATCTCACCCCCAGCACTGAGATAATGGCCAATTATTTTCTCATTCTGTTGGTAAGGGCCCATTACTcaaggaaagtgaggactgcagatactggggaatCAGAGTGGAAAAATGTAGAGCTGGAGAAAGtaaagcaggtcagacagcatccaaggagcaagaagttgacatttcggacaCTAGCCCCATAACGCCCCTTGTTCTTCTTAGAATACTACCCAATTGAGCATGACGACAGGACTCTGGATTAACACCTCATGTGGAAGTCAGTCACGGTTATGTCTGACAATTCAGCACACTCGGTTCTGGCAGCTTAGTTTCTATTGCCTCAGTCTTAGCAGTAGGGCTTCCGCCCATGACCTTGTAACTCCACTGAGAGGGCTCCCAACTGAACCAAGAACTAAAGCTCGGAGCTGCTTTGGACTTAACAGATGTGACAACATTGAGAAATCAGAACTGATGAAAACACATCAGTAGTCATGACTGTGCAGTGTACTTCCAAGAACTCCACAGTAGTCTGATGGGTCTTTCAATTGGGCAGAGAGCTCCTGGACAATGATGATTCCTGGACATGCTTCAGAACATTAAAGCTTCTCACTGACTCCTGGAGAGGCCTAGAAGAAATTAGTCTCCAGATGATCTCTGAATGTATCTAGCAGCAATTAGCCCCTAACCGAGATATATCACTATAAATATAAATTGTCTTAAATTTACTCATAGAATTCACTGTGAGCTAAGTAGTCATAATGCAAATAGCCACATGTTTAATACCTGCTGTCAGAGAACtaagctatgaggaaaggttaaaaacgAATGAATTCTTCAGTCCAAGAGGAGCAACTAAAAGTGGACTTTGCCTACAAAGATATACAAGATAACCAACTGCCTCTCTTTGCAATGTGAAGAAACAATAAGGAGCTTGTTGGTATGGGAGTTCTACAGCCTCTTGACCAATGGTCCACATCCAAAAACAAAATGAGCCTCAGGATTTCCTTAAGCTCTCtgatgtttggggaacattgctgCTCAGGATATTTGCTGACAGTATACTGATCATTGAATACCAAAAGCAAATGAAAAGTCAGGTGTcctaatttatattttaaataccAGTGATCGAGACATGTTTCCTGTAATTGTCTAATATAAAGTTCTTCAGCTCCTTCTCACTGATCCAAGGCAAGTTTCAGGCTGAATTAGCTGAAACCAGCGAATGCATTATGTTAGAGTTTATATATCATGAGGCACTGACAGGGTGTTTGGGAATTCCCAGTTCCAGCTGGTTTCTGGTTCTCCAGGCAGTGAGTATAATCAGATACATTACAATAATTTTTCACCGAGAACATCAAGATGATAGATAACAATTCTTCCGAAGAAATCTGTGCTTTCCTcaaaaatgatttttaatttaTCAGCAACGGATTCCTCATGGATGGAGAATCTGTGAGTCACAGATAAGGAAGAAAAATAATGTATTTGATGTAGAATAATTTAGAGAACAGCCTTCCTGTGTTCACAAAAGTAAACATTCATTCATTAAAAAGCAACCCTGGGGCTCAGCTGATGGATGAGTGGAGGAAAGCACTCTCCAGTGTTTTAAAATCACCCATAGGGCCGACCTTTAGACTGGGATGAAAAGAAATCTCTTAACTGGAAGGCTTGGGGATCTTTAAAATTCTTTATCCAAGAGAGCTGTGGATGCCCAGGGGCAGGTGCACTCAAGCCTTGGATTGGTTGATTTCTGGATTCTAAGGACGTCAAGGGAGTTGGGGAGTGTCTGGGAAGGTGGATTTGAGGTAGATGGTCAGTCATAGTCTTACTGAGTACTGCAGCAGGCTTGAAGAACTGTAAAGCCTCCCATTTCTTAAGTTTTTATTCATACTCACAGGGAAATTCACCTAGTGACCCAATGGAGTTCATTCTTCCTGTGATAGTCCTTGCCCTCACATATCTAAACACAAACAGATCTAACACAACAGTGTTGCTAAAGAAACTAATACTGCCTCAAAGTCTCTGAAGGATATCTGTAAGCAGTTTGTGTCTTCGGGGTAGAAGTCAGCTATTTTCACCAAATTGGATCCCTTTCTTCCACCTAAGAAACAGAAGTTAAATAAGTTTAGTCATGGAGTTGGTTGCAATATAAGCAAAACTATGGAAAACCGCAAGGTTATTCAGTTTTGCAGCATAAACAAATTTCAAGGTTGAGACTCTGGAGCAGTCTTGATCACTGCACTGTGGGAGCTGATGTCTTTCAAATGAGACATTAAATGGAGCTCCTATATCTGCCTGCTCAGTTGGCAGTAAATGATTCTGTGGCACTATTCTGAAAATAAGCAAGGAACCTAttagtgtcctggccaatatttatctctcaatcaatattaaaacaaatgtctggccattatcacattgctgtttgtcagagTTTGCTTTGTGAaaattggttgctgcatttcctacattacaaataACTAAACTTCAAGAAGCATTTCAATGGCTTTTAAATACTTTGAGACATTTGGTGTTTATGAAAAGTGTCAGGTAAGTGCTTTTAGCACTGTGACATTTTCAACAACTTGCTCTGTGGATTCTTTTCACTCTAGTTATTAAAGGTGTTGAGAATTTTAGTACTATATGCAGTGTCTAAAGCTTTGTGATACATAACTCAGTGTTAAAACACTGGGATGTTCCTGCATTCCAGTAACAGGATGGGAGAcgggattagagtgatgctggaaaagcacagtaggtcaggcagcatccgaggagcaggaaaatcaacatttcgggcaaaagcccttcatcaggaatgaggctgggagccttggggatggagagataaatgggaagggagtGGCTCCcgaggtttttgcccgaaatgtcaatattcctgctcctcggatgttgcctgacctgctgtgcttttccagcaccactctaatcttgcctctaatctctaatctccagtaaactgcagtacccacttttgagattagattagactccttacagtgtggaaacaggccctttggcccaacaagtccacaccgaccctccgaagagtaacccacccccatctgacgaatgcacctaacaactatggacaatttagcatggccaattcacctgacctgcacacctttggaaggtgggaggaaactagagtacttggaggaaactcacgcagacactccacacagacagttgcctaaggctggaatcgaacctgagaccctggagctgtgaggcagcagtgctggccactgagccactgtgctgccctaacaGGATGGGGGAACCTACCTACAATCTGCATATCCAATTTCAATATATGGTTGTTTCTACTTTGTACAAAACAAATGAGAGCAACAGACTCCAATTGAACTgcggtgattgtaatgaggtcagccaggtggacctcctagaacatgagttccctgattggaccaggtcaaCAGCCCCAGAGAGCACTGGCTGCCAATATGTAAACAGGAGTGTGAGGGTTCTGCTCACTCCAGGACCCGCCTCtcagctagctgggtcagtgtcaggtTATATGGAAGTGTAGATAAAGGGGGAGTTGGTGACTGGATACCAGCCTTCATGGGGTCGTTTCACTAAGATCTCTCTTCAAAATATGGtgcctcaaagtttgggagaagatttgtagctcgggtgctcgttgttgtggttctgttcgccgagctgggaatttatgttgcagacgtttcgtcccctgtctaggtgacatcttcagtgcttgggagcctcttgtgaagcgcttctgtgatctttcctctggcatttgtaatggtttgaatctgccgcttccggttgtcactaGACTATTATTCActcgagaggaagaaaaggacaaccaactcccattcctagatgtgatggtacagagaacggagaattcaccacaaaggtatacaggaaagccacacacacagaccaagtcctgaactacaaaagcaaccaccccaacacacacaaaagaagttgcatcaagacactgttaaaaagggccacaacacactgcagtacaccagaactgcaaaaagaggaaggagaacacctctacaatgtattcgccaaaaacggatacccacgcaatttcatcaacagatgccttagggaaagacaacggaacaaggacatgctgcaaatgtttgctggtcaaagcacagcaggttaggcagcatctcaggaatagagaattcgacgtttcgagcataagcccttcatcaggaataagagagagagccaagcaggctgagataaaaggtagggaggagggactagggggaggggcgatggaggtgggataggtggaaggaggtcaaggtgagggtgataggccggagtggggtgggggcggagaggtcaggaagaggattgcaggttaggagggcggtgctgagttgagggaaccgactgagacaaggtggggggaggggaaatgaggaagctggagaaatctgaattcataccttgtggttggagggttcccaggcggaagatgaggcgctccttctccagccgtcgtgtagttgtgttctgccggtggaggagtccaaggacctgcatgtcctcggtggagtgggagggggagttaaagtgttgagccacggggtgattgggttggttggttcgggcggcccagaggtgttctctgaagcacacctccacactcacttccctccaaggccccaagggatccttccatatccgccacaagttcacctgtacctccacacacatcatctattgcatccgctgcacccgatgtggcctcctctatattggtgagacaggccgcttacttgcggaacgcttcagagaacacctctgggccgcccgaaccaaccaacccaatcaccccgtggctcaacactttaactccccctcccactccaccgaggacatgcaggtccttggactcctccaccggcagaacacaactacacgacggctggaggaggagcgcctcatcttccgcctgggaaccctccaaccacaaggtatgaattcagatttctccagcttcctcatttcccctccccccaccttgtctcagtcggttccctcaactcagcaccgcccgcctaacctgcaatcctcttcctgacctctccgcccccaccccactccggcctatcaccctcaccttgacctccttccacctatcccacctccatcgcccctccccctagtccctcctccctaccttttatctcagcctgcttggctctctctcttattcctgatgaagggcttatgctcgaaacgtcgaattctctattcctgagatgctgcctaacctgctgtgctttgaccagcaacacatttgcagctgtgatctccagcatctgcagacctcattttttactcgaacaaggacatgccacaacctaaaggactagccacactaccatacatcaagaacatttccgaactgacagcagactactgcgaccactaggactcataacagcacacaaaccaacagccactctctgacagcaactcaccagaacgaaggacccgatacccagcatgagcaaaaccaatgtagcgtacaaaatcccatgcaaggactgcacaaaacactacataggacaaacaggaagacaactaacgatctgcgtccatgaacaccaactagccacaaaatgacacaaccagctatccttagtagccacacaggcaattgacaagcaacatgaattcgactgggataacactactattataggacaagccaaacagagaacagccggggaattcctagaggcatggcactcatccacagattcaatcaataagcacatcgacctggacccaatataccgaccactgcaacggacagctggaactgacaaccggaagcggcagattcaaaccattacaaatgccggaggaaagatcacagaagcgcttcacaggaggcttccaagcactgaggatgtcacctagacaggggacgaaacgtctgcaacacaaattcccatctgGTGCCTTCTGATGGTGCAGAGGGTATATTCAGTGAGCAATAATACATGAAAAATTTACTAAAACAAGAGCTACATCTGTATTCTCAGGTGGCTGTGTAGAATCCTatgggctgggacatttttcttgATTAAAGGCATTAGGTGTACAAAATATGACAGCCAATTTCCCCTTCAATATTCTTTTTGAACTTGCAAAGCTGTGACGTAATTGATCCTTAGAATGAAGCCATTTTGCCCATTGAGACCATACTGCCTAGAGAACAATCCAATCAGTTCCATCATCACTACATGGTCTCTATAGGTCAGCAGATTTGTTTCCTTCAAGTTCCTATGTTATTTACCTTTGAAATTTGATTGCTTCCATTTGCACCactctcatagaatcatagaaatgatacagcacagaagagggccattcagcccatcctatcCATACTAACCTAAAGATACCCAGATGCTCTTTCtgatcccatcttcctgcacatggCACACAGCACTGCAGCTTACAGCACTTCAGGTGCAGATCCtggtacattttattttaaaaatgagtttAGGGTTTCTGTCTGCACTACCAACTCAGACAGCGAAATTCAGACACCCACCACCGACTGCAAAAAACTGATTTCCTCACATGCCCTGtttcaaggaaaacaatcccaacatttccaacctctcctcatagctacaaTTCtctagccctggcaacattccagtaaactgtctgtgtggagtttgcatattctccccatatctgcgtgggtttcctccaggtgcttcggtttcctcccacagtcaaagatgtgcaggttaggtgaattggccatgctaaattgcccgtagtgttagatgcattagtcaggggttaatgtaggggaatggggctgggtgagttgctcttcggagggtcggtgtggacttgatgggctgaagggcctgtttccacacgttagggaatctaatctaatctaatctaacctaaatctTCTCTGTATTGTCTCCACAGCCATTACATTcttcttgtaatgtggtgaccagaattggacacaatactccagtagTCTCTCAGTGTCTTGTATAGTTTCATCATTagatccctacttttgtattctataCCTCTGTCAATGAAGGAgagcattccaaatgcctcttttaCAACCTTGTTTACCTGTACTGCTATCTTTCTGAACCTGTGCACTTGCACACTACAATTTCTCACTTCATCCAGCCCTCTCAGTGTATTTCTTTTTATTCTgtattcccttttactgtttgacCTCTCTAAAAGCACTAAACGACACTTATCAGAGTTGAACTCCAGCTGTCACTTTCCTGCCCACCCCACCAACACATCTGTATCATTTTGGAGCTTATAGCTATCCTCTACACTACATGgccaatttttgtgttgtctgtaaaTTTCCCAATTGTGGCCCCCAAGTTCAagtccaaattgttaatgtataaaacaaacagcaggGTCGGAACACCAAGTCCTGTTTGAAGCAGCTTTCCATTTGCAAGGGCAGACATTGACCATCACCCTATGTTTCCTGTTTCTAAGCCAACTTGGGATCCAATATGCTACATTACCCTGTATCCCATGGGTATTTACATTTTAGACTAgtctgtcaaatgccttactaagatCCACGTAGACAACATATACTGCACTTCCTGGGCAGCAAGTTCCAGATATGGTATAAACTAGCAAAGGGACCTCTATGTTTCTTTGACAAATTCTCTCAGAAAATTCTAAACACCTAGCTGAGCCCATCTACAGAATGACACAACACAGGAggctatttatttgtaatatctctgccagctctttgaaaaaTCTATCACACTGTTCTTTCCCCAATATTCTGTAAATTTTGGCTTCTCCAATCCATTTTCTGAGAAGTTATTGCTAAATTTGCTCCCATCGTCCTTTCAGACAGATTCCAGATCATAACCTGAACCCTTTGATTTCACTCCTGATTTTTCAGAAGAACAAGACCCAAGATAATTCAAGGTTTAATGTGTTGAGATATCAGATCTAAGGCAGGATGCTGACAGAGGATTctactgggtttcagcaactcaGGGTTAGAAATGCAGGTGGATCAAAGGAAAGGGTAAACTGGTGCGATTGCTGACAGTCCCTATCCAGGGCCCCATACCGTGATGTGAGGTTATGAAACAATGACAGAAAACAGGCCTTGTGGGATACTCAAATTTGTGAGAGACTGGGATGTGCCTATTTATGAGTAAGCCTGAATTTACCTTCGAGTCTGCATGACCTGCCTGTGAATCCACCTTGGAACTGCAGCTGTAATTCAGTCACCTTTACAGTCTGAGGGAACTCGAGCAACACCCACTGGGAGGGGCCCTGAGACATGGGGAGATAAAACACAGAAAGGATTACTGAAATTAACCACAAATATACACTGGGTCAGTTTGAGTCTGAAAGAGCAATGTATGTTAACAGTGCAGAGCTGGTAGAGAACAAACTGGAAATGTATCAGTTAAAGAAAGATTTACATTTCGATTGTACCTTTCGTCTTTTTGGGACGTCCCAAAGTAATTCacaaataattaaataatttCACAGTGCTGTAATCTAAGAGATGTTCACAGGCAATTTGGGTGAGACACGTCACATAAGAagcaaacgacaggcaaaagtagacattgggccacttcaaactgatgcaggaagccgagtgaagggagataaggaaatagctggagaacttaataagtattttgtcagtcttcacagtagaagacatgagtaatatcccaacaattaaagggagtcagggggctgagttgagtatggttgccattacaaaagagaaagtgctagaaaagctaaaaggtcttaaaattgataaatctcctggccctgatgggctacatcctagagttctgagggaggtggctgaggaaatagcagaggcgttaGGTGAGATCTTtcaagtcactggagtcagggaaagtcccggatgattggaagatcgctgttgtaatccccttgttcaagaaaggatcaagtcaaaaaatggaaaattataggccaattagcctaacctcggctgctggtaaaattctagaatccatcattaaggatgaggtttctaaattcttggaagagcagggtcggattagaacaagtcaacatggatttagtaaggggaggtcgtgcctgacaaactgttggaattctttgaagaggtgacaagaaggttagaccagggaaacccaaaaggccttcgataaggtgccacatggaaggctgctgagcaaggtgagggtccatggtgttcgaggtgagctactggtatggattgaggattggctgtctgacagaaggcagagagttgggataaaaggttctttttcggaatggcagctggtgacaagcggtgtcccgcagggttcagtgttggggctgcagctgttcgcattatatattaatgatctggatgaggggactgggggcattctagcgaagtttgccgatgatacgaagttaggtggacaggtaggtagtactgaggaagtggggaggctgcagaaggatctagacagtttgggagagtggtccaggaaatggctgatggaattcaatgtgagcaaatgcaaggtcttgtacttgggaaaaaagaatacaagcatggactactttcgaaacggtgagaaaattcgtaaagccaaagtacaaagggatgtgggagtgctagtcgaggattctctaaaggtaaacatgcaggttgagtccgtgattaagaaagcgaatgcaatgttgtcatttatctcaagagggttggaatataaagcaccgttgtgctactgagactttaataaagctctggttaggccccatttggagtactgtgtccagttttggtccccacacctcaggagggacatactggcactggagcgtgtccagcagagattcacacagatgatccctggaatggcaggtctaacatatgaggaacggctgaggatcctgggattgtattcattggagtttagaagattaaggggagatctaatagaaacttataagataacacatggcttggaaagggtggatgctaggaaattgtttccgttaggtgaggagactaggacccgtggacacagccttagaattagagggggtaaattcagaacagaaatgcggagacatttcttcagtcagagaggggtgggcctgtggaattcattgccgcagagtgcggtggaggccaggacgctaaatgtcttcaaggcagagattgataaattctatgatatcacaaggaattaagggctacgaggagaatgcgggtaagtggagttgaaatgcccatcagccatgattgaatggcggagtggcctcaatgggccgaatggccttacttccactcctatgtcttatggtcaccACAAACAACAAGCAACAATCAGAGAAAGATGATGCATTTTTCCTCACAATGGGCTGAGATGTTTGGGAACACTCTTTCTCAAAAATGTTAGGAGGATGTTGTTTGAAAATTTTAAGGCAGACATAGAAACATTCTTGATATAAGCAATGGGGTTAAAGGTT containing:
- the nr2c2ap gene encoding nuclear receptor 2C2-associated protein; translated protein: MAVSLVCEETGSRVSSVLNRDVKQFGKKFLFDRNEETCWNSDQGPSQWVLLEFPQTVKVTELQLQFQGGFTGRSCRLEGGRKGSNLVKIADFYPEDTNCLQRFSIHEESVADKLKIIFEESTDFFGRIVIYHLDVLGEKLL